From the genome of Pseudanabaena sp. BC1403, one region includes:
- a CDS encoding DNA cytosine methyltransferase — protein MKYIDLFSGCGGLSLGLEKAGFKLLLAVEKSPMAAETFYHNFINRIKSQDEWIAYNNLTIEEQFRRKLIVNEVSAVLENINIMENLESEGIDLIAGGPPCQGFSMAGKRNPRDLRNQLPWQFLEMVERLHPKAVLIENVLGIKQNFNKHGEKAPIDEINSALHELWPGYVTQLVEVNAMHFGVPQYRPRVMILGIRSDIADKLNLEIWEGFWKSAFDIEPPVIGYKRPTLAPVTTCEKPLTVRDALWDLKGSKYALSAKDNRYNSPSASYARLMREDFSWMSPQIVKSIQLNTLENSGLRNHSENIADRFRLYQIFQKYGVPVKIFNVAANSSLSALERKQLIQGEIVKIKLPAKAPDGKILGKDIEELFERVMSLSTKKHSQRPLKWDSPSPTVLSLPDDFVHPNEARTMSVREMARLQSFPDSFVFRAKETTGSLRRRFEIPQYTQVGNAVPPLMAEAVGKKIFELLKKALKFTMKPCQVSQNLEKQAS, from the coding sequence ATGAAATATATTGATTTATTCTCTGGATGTGGCGGTCTCTCACTGGGGCTTGAGAAAGCAGGTTTTAAACTGTTGTTGGCAGTTGAAAAGTCACCTATGGCTGCCGAGACATTTTATCATAATTTCATAAATCGAATAAAGTCACAAGATGAGTGGATCGCATACAACAACCTAACGATTGAAGAACAATTTCGTCGTAAGTTAATTGTTAATGAAGTGAGCGCGGTTCTTGAGAATATAAACATAATGGAGAACCTTGAAAGCGAAGGTATTGACCTAATTGCAGGTGGTCCACCTTGTCAAGGGTTCTCAATGGCAGGAAAAAGAAATCCAAGAGATTTACGCAATCAGTTGCCTTGGCAATTTTTAGAAATGGTTGAGAGGTTACACCCTAAAGCTGTACTGATTGAAAATGTTTTGGGTATAAAACAGAATTTTAATAAGCATGGTGAAAAAGCTCCAATTGACGAGATCAATTCGGCTTTACATGAATTATGGCCAGGTTACGTGACTCAACTTGTTGAAGTAAATGCTATGCATTTTGGTGTTCCGCAGTATAGACCTCGTGTCATGATTTTGGGTATTCGTTCTGATATTGCAGACAAACTTAACCTCGAAATATGGGAGGGATTTTGGAAGTCGGCTTTTGATATTGAGCCACCAGTGATTGGATATAAACGACCAACTTTAGCTCCAGTTACTACTTGCGAAAAACCACTTACTGTTCGTGATGCATTGTGGGATTTAAAAGGTAGTAAATATGCTTTGTCAGCTAAAGATAATCGTTACAATTCTCCCAGTGCTTCTTATGCAAGGCTAATGCGTGAGGATTTTAGTTGGATGTCACCGCAAATCGTTAAATCTATACAACTAAACACACTAGAAAATAGTGGTTTGCGTAACCATTCAGAAAATATAGCTGATAGGTTTAGGTTGTACCAGATATTTCAAAAATATGGTGTGCCAGTAAAAATCTTTAATGTAGCAGCAAACTCCTCTTTATCTGCTCTTGAGAGAAAACAACTAATTCAAGGTGAAATAGTTAAGATAAAATTGCCAGCAAAAGCCCCTGACGGGAAAATTTTGGGAAAAGATATAGAGGAATTATTTGAACGGGTGATGAGTCTTTCGACGAAAAAGCATAGTCAGCGCCCATTAAAATGGGATTCTCCTTCACCAACTGTTCTATCTCTTCCAGATGATTTTGTTCATCCTAACGAAGCTCGAACTATGTCTGTACGAGAAATGGCGAGGCTACAGTCATTTCCTGATAGTTTTGTTTTTAGGGCAAAAGAAACAACTGGCAGCTTACGTCGGAGATTTGAAATTCCTCAATATACGCAAGTGGGAAACGCAGTACCACCATTAATGGCTGAAGCAGTCGGAAAAAAAATATTTGAACTTCTTAAAAAAGCGCTCAAATTCACTATGAAACCTTGTCAGGTGTCACAAAATCTAGAGAAACAAGCTAGTTAA
- a CDS encoding MvaI/BcnI family restriction endonuclease, with amino-acid sequence MRPFNLLEEKNIKILTSENIEMCFLMPTATGLQKSIMDATTLFRLFLYERGIHDYGTQGQGPQHKQIIRSHIASENGFISSQASLYRPITKNGDPRIWFTGLKKYADTNDILGIFVFEMELYVLNLTKLDIEQILNGIIVTPVADLIRSISQSANKVAQELLFKIRTIAARGQIQAIGTGDTAIGRTLETLLGIAMNSRQEPDYKGIELKSFRDKRGNRKTLFAKVPDWNLSKFKSSAEILNQFGYKRGDDFKLYCTVSTLKPNSQGLFLRIDAKLDQLIETSQELKIGDFAIWQLATLHAELKKKHKETFWIAADSVTINEVEYFCFTKIEHTRSPIVSQFDLLLEQGIITLDHLIKRTSNGKTIKERVSEKGPLFKIKPDKLELLFPPSVKYSLR; translated from the coding sequence ATGAGACCATTTAATCTTTTAGAAGAAAAAAACATCAAAATCTTAACTAGTGAAAACATCGAGATGTGTTTCTTGATGCCTACAGCTACAGGCTTACAAAAATCTATTATGGATGCAACGACTCTATTCAGGCTTTTTCTATATGAGCGTGGTATTCATGATTATGGTACGCAGGGACAAGGACCACAACACAAACAAATTATACGTTCCCATATTGCATCAGAAAATGGATTTATTTCTAGTCAGGCTTCTTTGTATCGTCCTATTACCAAAAATGGCGATCCACGTATCTGGTTCACTGGATTGAAGAAATATGCTGATACCAACGATATACTTGGTATTTTTGTGTTTGAGATGGAACTATATGTTCTTAATCTAACAAAACTTGATATTGAGCAAATTCTGAATGGAATAATTGTTACGCCAGTTGCAGATCTGATCCGTAGTATTAGTCAAAGTGCAAACAAAGTTGCTCAAGAGTTACTTTTTAAAATTAGAACAATTGCTGCACGCGGACAAATTCAGGCTATTGGAACAGGTGATACAGCAATTGGGCGGACATTGGAAACTTTGTTAGGTATTGCGATGAACTCTCGCCAAGAACCAGATTATAAAGGTATTGAGTTGAAATCATTTCGTGACAAACGAGGAAACCGTAAAACATTGTTTGCAAAAGTTCCAGATTGGAATCTTAGTAAATTCAAAAGTTCAGCAGAAATTCTTAATCAATTTGGGTATAAACGTGGAGATGATTTCAAGCTTTACTGTACAGTCAGTACTTTGAAGCCTAATTCCCAAGGGCTATTTTTAAGAATTGATGCAAAGTTGGATCAACTTATTGAAACTAGTCAAGAATTAAAAATTGGTGATTTTGCCATTTGGCAATTAGCGACACTTCATGCTGAACTCAAAAAGAAGCATAAGGAGACCTTTTGGATTGCCGCTGATTCCGTTACTATTAATGAAGTTGAGTATTTCTGTTTTACAAAAATAGAACATACACGTAGTCCCATTGTGTCCCAATTCGATTTATTGCTAGAACAGGGAATAATTACTCTTGATCATCTTATTAAGAGGACGAGTAATGGAAAAACGATTAAAGAACGTGTAAGTGAGAAAGGTCCTTTATTTAAAATTAAACCAGATAAACTTGAACTGCTTTTCCCTCCAAGCGTGAAGTATAGCCTCAGGTAA